In the genome of Fusarium fujikuroi IMI 58289 draft genome, chromosome FFUJ_chr02, one region contains:
- a CDS encoding related to dolichyl-phosphate beta-glucosyltransferase, whose translation MAIDPPAGFLRPLWAWAEATPVYILLTLFLALIALALLGLYVILHLVAPKPRPVYVSEKTYLTSHPTEGRTQPQPLPCWYDRWLAERQASEQHVRPDEAFPTPDAGNIEPAQVRLSVVFPAYNEEGRVIPTLEEAVTYLDEHFGRTKQAGPSGVSPTTKRHVRNAPQEDLGGYEILVVDDGSKDKTVDVVLKFAQEHGLHDILRVVSLARNRGKGGATTHGFRHVRGEYVLFADADGASRFSDAGKLIEGCEEVVDGSHRGVAIGSRAHLVGSEAVVKRSALRNFLMRSFHLVLMILTPPATSRIRDTQCGFKLFSRASLPHIIPYMHTEGWIFDIEMLMLAESAPATPVLGHDGSVIGTSPGIKVAEVPIEWHEVGGSKLNVIQDSIKMAIGLAVLRASWMFGVYRRRLT comes from the exons ATGGCGATCGATCCGCCCGCGGGGTTTCTCAGACCTCTATGGGCTTGGGCTGAAGCTACGCCCGTCTACATTCTTCTGACATTATTTCTCGCACTCATTGCGCTGGCACTTCTTGGG CTCTATgtcatcctccatctcgtcgCGCCAAAGCCTCGACCCGTCTACGTCTCCGAAAAGACCTACCTTACCAGCCATCCCACCGAAGGACGCacacagcctcaacctctcccCTGCTGGTACGATCGCTGGCTCGCTGAGCGACAGGCTAGCGAGCAGCACGTCCGTCCCGATGAAGCATTCCCTACTCCCGATGCTGGAAACATCGAACCCGCCCAAGTGCGTCTGAGCGTTGTCTTCCCAGCCTACAATGAAGAAGGACGCGTTATCCCCACCCTTGAAGAGGCTGTCACCTATCTCGATGAACACTTTGGCCGGACCAAACAAGCTGGGCCTAGCGGAGTGAGTCCTACGACTAAGAGACATGTTCGGAACGCCCCTCAGGAGGATCTCGGCGGATATGAGATCTTAGtcgtcgatgatggaagcaaggacaagacagTGGATGTTGTCCTCAAGTTTGCCCAAGAACACGGCCTCCATGACATTCTTAGAGTTGTCTCACTTGCTCGCAACAGAGGCAAGGGCGGAGCGACTACTCATGGCTTCAGACATGTGAGGGGTGAATATGTCCTATtcgctgatgctgatggtgCATCCCGTTTCTCCGATGCTGGTAAGCTCATTGAAGGGTGCGAGGAGGTTGTCGATGGATCACACCGCGGCGTTGCTATTGGAAGCCGAGCCCATCTCGTCGGTAGCGAAGCCGTTGTTAAG CGCTCGGCTCTACGAAACTTCCTCATGCGATCTTTCCATCTCGTGCTCATGATCCTCACACCCCCGGCAACATCGCGCATCCGCGACACCCAATGCggcttcaagctcttctcgCGAGCATCCCTCCCACACATCATCCCCTACATGCACACTGAGGGGTGGATCTTCGACATCGAGATGCTCATGCTCGCAGAGTCAGCACCCGCGACACCAGTTCTTGGCCACGATGGCAGTGTTATTGGCACCAGTCCCGGCATCAAGGTTGCTGAAGTGCCCATTGAGTGGCACGAGGTTGGTGGCAGCAAGCTCAACGTCATCCAGGACAGTATCAAGATGGCTATTGGCCTTGCGGTGCTGAGAGCGAGTTGGATGTTTGGTGTCTATCGAAGACGATTGACATAG
- a CDS encoding related to pleiotropic drug resistance control protein PDR6 — MAQPVPHQPTDKKRVKVYELRNNDWFDRGTGFCSASFETLEDGRKEPRVIVESEDHPDRLLLETKIQKEDGFQKQQGTSPYTLIVWQEPSSGVDMALSFQEAEGCAMIWFVLRFVSNVQQTFHNHLPGAGTKDRSSPRDYDTDNQCLDDGLSDDLPIDAPPAINLPTAELGNLGDIEQTMRMMSTTANGRDALAKAIMAEDFIGKIVPLVEMAEDLESLQDLHRLCNIMKTVILLNDTSIIEHAVSDECVLGVVGALEYDPDFPSHKANHRHWLGNQGRYKEVVPIEEEQIRRKIHQTYRLQYLKDVVLARILDDPTFSVLNSLIFFNQVDIVQHLQANAAFLNELFGIFRPTNSDQKRKKEAVLFIQQCCAIAKNIQPPARQTLYNNFIAHGLLSVIHFGLRHHDVGVRVGATDILISIIDHDPQMVRQTLYRQLHENQTLLTDSLIDLLLVEVDLGVKSQISEALRVLLDPGPQQLQNNEALAKANGEFMGRQRPQITIDPQQETFLNKFYEKSAPRLFKPLMDLEKRTDMNFTVQQASMFTYLIEIQTFFIRCHQLRVKLHVMSHDIVKRIAQLLACPEKFLRLVAIRFFRSLIAMQDEFYIKHLMEKQVLGPILEVLIETMPRDNLLCSASLEFFEFIKKENIKDLIKHLVVNYREKLRGLSYMSTFREILLRYDQTQGYTSNVDYFLEAEDEMGRRPLANTRMAEQITVEQEQEEYWATSDPEDDDDQSSKEGERTPSTNGSITSKLLVDYASDEETDENADPEATPEADSQHSDVASDAVHSPIDSSLGGGVPPPERLSEKRRREEEEDEDEMSKMMQNKRRSSSGSVTAILGNSRGPQRRKSFNVNSPTGGKKIAISLSSGLKTGSDPGSNEES, encoded by the exons atggcacAGCCCGTGCCTCATCAGCCCACCGATAAGAAGCGCGTCAAGGTCTACGAACTCCGCAACAATGACTGGTTCGATCGAGGCACCGGCTTCTGCAGCGCGAGCTTTGAGACT CTTGAGGATGGTCGCAAAGAACCGCGCGTCATCGTTGAATCAGAAGATCATCCCGACCGTCTTCTGCTAGAAACGAAAATTCAAAAAGAAGATGGATTCCAGAAGCAACAAGGCACGTCACCAT ATACACTGATTGTTTGGCAGGAACCTAGTAGTGGAGTTGACATGGCACTCAGTTTTCAAGAAGCCGAGGGATGCGCCATGATATGGTTCGTACT GCGTTTTGTGAGCAATGTTCAACAGACATTTCATAACCACCTGCCAGGAGCCGGTACGAAGGACCGCTCATCACCTAGAGACTACGATACTGATAACCAATGCCTAGATGACGGCCTTTCTGACGATCTCCCTATCGACGCTCCGCCGGCTATCAACTTGCCCACGGCCGAACTTGGAAATCTCGGAGATATTGAACAGACCATGCGGATGATGAGCACGACGGCAAACGGCCGTGATGCTCTTGCCAAAGCAATTATGGCCGAGGACTTCATCGGCAAAATTGTTCCCCTGGTCGAGATGGCTGAGGACCTCGAGAGTCTTCAAGACTTGCACCGACTCTGCAACATCATGAAAACAGTCATTCTTCTTAACGACACTTCGATTATAGAGCACGCGGTGTCGGACGAATGCGTTTTAGGTGTTGTTGGTGCTCTGGAATACGACCCTGACTTTCCTAGTCACAAGGCTAATCATCGACACTGGCTGGGTAATCAAGGTCGATATAAAGAAGTTGTCCCTATAGAGGAGGAACAAATCCGCAGGAAGATCCACCAAACATACCGTCTACAGTATCTAAAGGATGTCGTTCTGGCTAGAATACTCGACGATCCTACTTTTTCGGTTCTCAATTCTCTCATTTTTTTCAACCAAGTCGACATTGTTCAGCACCTGCAAGCGAATGCCGCTTTTCTTAACGAGTTGTTTGGCATCTTCAGGCCCACGAACAGCGAtcagaagagaaagaaggaagcAGTGCTCTTCATCCAGCAATGTTGTGCTATTGCCAAGAATATCCAACCCCCGGCGCGTCAGACATTATACAACAACTTCATCGCTCACGGACTCCTTTCCGTCATCCACTTCGGGCTCAGACACCATGACGTGGGAGTTAGAGTTGGGGCAACTGACATCCTGATCTCTATCATCGATCACGACCCCCAAATGGTTCGTCAGACTTTGTACCGTCAACTGCACGAGAACCAGACACTCCTCACCGACTCTTTGATTGATCTTCTATTGGTGGAAGTTGATCTTGGCGTCAAGTCTCAAATCTCAGAAGCCCTCAGAGTCTTATTAGACCCTGGTCCTCAACAACTGCAAAATAACGAGGCCCTTGCTAAGGCTAATGGTGAGTTTATGGGAAGACAGAGACCTCAAATCACTATTGACCCTCAGCAAGAGACTTTCCTCAACAAATTCTACGAGAAGTCGGCCCCAAGGCTATTCAAGCCCCTCATGGACTTAGAGAAGCGAACGGACATGAACTTTACAGTACAGCAGGCGTCGATGTTTACGTATCTTATTGAGATTCAGACATTTTTTATCCGCTGTCACCAGTTACGCGTCAAGTTGCATGTAATGTCTCACGATATCGTTAAGCGCATTGCTCAGCTTCTCGCATGCCCTGAGAAATTTTTGAGATTAG TTGCTATCCGTTTCTTCCGATCATTGATCGCAATGCAGGATGAGTTCTATATCAAGCATCTCATGGAGAAGCAGGTCCTGGGGCCAATTCTTGAAGTTCTTATCGAGACCATGCCCCGAGACAACCTCTTGTGCTCAGCATCACTGGAATTTTTCGAGTTTatcaagaaagagaataTTAAAGACCTGATCAAACATCTCGTGGTCAACTATAGAGAAAAGCTTAGAGGGTTGAGCTATATGTCGACTTTTCGGGAGATCCTTCTTAGATATGACCAAACTCAGGGTTACACGTCTAATGTCGACTATTTCCTGGAAGCCGAAGACGAGATGGGCAGGAGACCTCTAGCGAACACAAGGATGGCCGAGCAAATCACCGTTGAGCAAGAGCAAGAGGAATATTGGGCAACATCTGATcccgaagatgatgacgaccAGTCAAGTAAAGAGGGGGAAAGGACACCATCCACGAATGGCTCAATCACCTCGAAGCTGCTAGTCGACTACGCAtccgatgaagagactgacGAAAATGCCGATCCTGAAGCTACACCAGAAGCGGATAGCCAACACAGCGATGTTGCATCGGACGCTGTGCACTCGCCTATTGATTCGAGCCTTGGAGGAGGTGTTCCACCACCTGAGCGACTTTCAGAGAAGCGTCGAcgcgaagaggaggaagacgaggatgagatgagcaAAATGATGCAAAATAAGAgacgcagcagcagcggttCTGTCACGGCGATCCTAGGCAACTCTCGCGGCCCACAAAGACGCAAAAGCTTCAATGTCAACTCTCCCACTGGAGGCAAGAAGATCGCCATCAGTCTCTCTAGCGGCTTAAAAACAGGCAGCGACCCAGGTTCCAACGAGGAGTCATAA